TGGAAAACGAAGTGCGCATAACCAGCCTGTTTGTACTGGCGCTCCGGCAATTGATGAAAGAAGGGGTTTTGCCTCCCATGGATCAGCCGGCGCTGGATATCATGGCGCATAACATAACGGTGTGGGGCCACATGTGGGCGTACCGAGGGTGGTATTTGTCCCGGCAATACACCATTGAAGAATATATAGAACAGCAGACCGCTTTTATCCTGGACAGTTGCGCGTCCAACGGCGGCCGCGCACAAGGAGAAGATCATGAAGCAAGATAAAGTGTATGAGCCCACCCAACCGATTCGTGTGGTCACTGCAACTTCCCTTTTTGACGGACATGACGCATCCATTAACATAATCCGCCGCATGCTCCAGGCCACGGGCGTGGAAGTCATCCACTTGGGTCACGACCGGTCCGTGGATCAGATCGTAAGCGCGGCCATCGAGGAAGACGCCCAGGGCATCGCCATTTCCAGCTATCAGGGCGGCCACATGGAGTTTTTCAAGTATCTTGTGGACCTTTTGAAAGAGCGGAATTCGTCCGGCATCAAGGTTTTCGGCGGCGGCGGCGGGGTTATCGTGCCCGAGGAAATCAAGGAGCTGGAAGCCTACGGCGTGGCCAAGATCTATTCTCCCGAGGACGGCGCAAAGATGGGCCTACAGGGCATGATCAACCACATGGTGGAGTCCCTGGATTTTGCCACGGTCACCGATCCCAAGCTGGATTTCAAAAAGATTTCCCCTGCGAATAAGGCGGTTGTCGCCAAATGCATCACCATGGTGGAGCAGAAGAAAAAGTGGGACGAAAAGGACCTCAAACCCCTGTGGAACGCGGTCAAAAAGGAATCCAAGGCCGTGGCCGTCGGCCTCACCGGCACGGGCGGCGCGGGCAAGTCCTCCCTGACCGACGAGCTCATCCTGCGCCTGCTAAGGGATTTTCCGGATCTTAACATCGCCGTGGTCAGCACCGATCCCTCCCGCCGCAAGACCGGCGGCGCGCTTTTGGGCGACCGCATTCGCATGAACGCCATTGACAATCCCAGGGTGTACATGCGCTCTTTGGCCACCCGCGAATCACACACCGAGCTTTCCGATGCGGTGGAGGATATCATCCGCTTTCTCAAAGGTGCGGGATACGACCTGGTCATCGCGGAGACAGCAGGCATCGGCCAGGGCGACACCGCCATTGTGGATCTGGTGGACGTGGCCATTTTCGCCATGACCGGCGAGTTCGGCGCCGCCTCCCAGCTGGAAAAAATCGACATGCTGGATTTCGCCGATCTGGTGGTGGTCAATAAATACGAAAAACGCGGCGGCGAGGACGCGGTCAAGCTGGTGAGCAAGCAGGTCCAGAGAAACCGCAACGCCTGGGACGTGCCCGCCGAAAAAATGCCGGTGTTCGGAACCTCGGCCTCCAAGTTCAACGACGACGGCGTGACAGCCCTGTATCTGGCGCTTTTGGATCGCGTTAACGATAAAGCCGGGCTGGATCTCCAATCCTCCCTGCCCAGGCCCGAAGGCCACGTGTCCACGTCCAAGACGGTCATCATTCCGCCGGAACGGGACCGCTACCTCACGGAAATCGCCGACTCCATCCGCGATTACCACGCCCGGACCGAAGTCCAGGCAAGGGCTTTGCGCGAGGCCTGGCAGTTGGAAAAGGCCGCCGAGGTCATGAAGAAGAAAGACGCCAATGTGGCCCAAAAGCTGGCTGAAGAAGCCGAGCAAGCCTATGAAGCCCTGGACGAGGAAACCCTGGCCCTCATCAAAGAGTGGCCCGCCATCAAGGAAAAATACTCGGGCGATGAGTTCGTCTACGAAGTGCGCAACAAGGAATACCGCGTGCCTTTGAAGACCGAATCCCTTTGCCGCAGCATGATTCCCAAGGTGGCCCTGCCCAAGTACGAGGACCCCGGCGAAACCTACCGCTGGCTCCGCAGGGAAAACCTGGCGGGTTTCTTTCCGTTCACCGCGGGCGTGTTCCCCTTCAAACGGGCCGACGAAGATCCCACCCGCATGTTCGCGGGCGAGGGGGACCCTTTCCGCACGAACCGCCGTTTCCGTCTGCTTTCCGGAAGCTATCCGGCCAAGCGCTTGTCCACGGCTTTTGACTCGGTGACGCTTTATGGCAAGGACCCGGACCGCAGGCCCGATATTTATGGAAAAATCGGCAACTCGGGCGTGAGCGTATGCACCATCGAGGACGTCAAGGTGCTGTACGGCGGATTCGACTTGTGCGCGCCCAACACGTCGGTTTCCATGACCATCAACGGCCCGGCGCCCATCATGCTGGCCATGTTCCTGAACACGGCCATCCAACAGCAGGTGGAAAAGTTCGAAAAGCAGAACGTGCGCAAGCCCTCCAAGGAAGAATTCGAAAAAATCAGGGCCACGGCGCTCTCCACGGTGCGCGGCACGGTGCAGGCCGACATCCTCAAGGAGGATCAGGGCCAGAACACCTGCATCTTCTCCACGGAGTTCGCCCTCAAAATCATGGGCGACATCCAGCAGTATTTCATCGACAACAACGTGCGGAATTTCTACTCCGTGTCCATTTCCGGCTACCACATCGCCGAAGCAGGGGCTAACCCCATCACCCAGTTGGCCCTGACCCTGGCCAACGGCTTCACCTATGTGGAATACTACCTGTCCAGGGGCATGGATATCGACGCCTTCGCCCCCAACTTTTCGTTCTTTTTCTCCAACGGCATGGACCCGGAATTCACGGTCATCGGCCGGGTGGCCCGCAGAATCTGGTCCGTGGCCATGCGGGAGAAATACGGAGCCTCCAAACGTTCCCAGATGCTCAAATACCACGTGCAGACCTCGGGCCGGTCGCTCCACAGCCAGGACATCCAGTTCAACGACATCCGCACCACGCTCCAGGCCTTGTGCGCGGTTTACGACAACTGCAACAGCCTCCACACCAACGCCTATGACGAGGCCATC
This Desulfatibacillum aliphaticivorans DSM 15576 DNA region includes the following protein-coding sequences:
- the icmF gene encoding fused isobutyryl-CoA mutase/GTPase IcmF; amino-acid sequence: MKQDKVYEPTQPIRVVTATSLFDGHDASINIIRRMLQATGVEVIHLGHDRSVDQIVSAAIEEDAQGIAISSYQGGHMEFFKYLVDLLKERNSSGIKVFGGGGGVIVPEEIKELEAYGVAKIYSPEDGAKMGLQGMINHMVESLDFATVTDPKLDFKKISPANKAVVAKCITMVEQKKKWDEKDLKPLWNAVKKESKAVAVGLTGTGGAGKSSLTDELILRLLRDFPDLNIAVVSTDPSRRKTGGALLGDRIRMNAIDNPRVYMRSLATRESHTELSDAVEDIIRFLKGAGYDLVIAETAGIGQGDTAIVDLVDVAIFAMTGEFGAASQLEKIDMLDFADLVVVNKYEKRGGEDAVKLVSKQVQRNRNAWDVPAEKMPVFGTSASKFNDDGVTALYLALLDRVNDKAGLDLQSSLPRPEGHVSTSKTVIIPPERDRYLTEIADSIRDYHARTEVQARALREAWQLEKAAEVMKKKDANVAQKLAEEAEQAYEALDEETLALIKEWPAIKEKYSGDEFVYEVRNKEYRVPLKTESLCRSMIPKVALPKYEDPGETYRWLRRENLAGFFPFTAGVFPFKRADEDPTRMFAGEGDPFRTNRRFRLLSGSYPAKRLSTAFDSVTLYGKDPDRRPDIYGKIGNSGVSVCTIEDVKVLYGGFDLCAPNTSVSMTINGPAPIMLAMFLNTAIQQQVEKFEKQNVRKPSKEEFEKIRATALSTVRGTVQADILKEDQGQNTCIFSTEFALKIMGDIQQYFIDNNVRNFYSVSISGYHIAEAGANPITQLALTLANGFTYVEYYLSRGMDIDAFAPNFSFFFSNGMDPEFTVIGRVARRIWSVAMREKYGASKRSQMLKYHVQTSGRSLHSQDIQFNDIRTTLQALCAVYDNCNSLHTNAYDEAITTPTEESVRRALAIQLIINREWGLAKNENVNQGSFIVDELTDLVEEAVLAEFDRITRRGGVLGAMEMGYQRSKIQDESVYYETLKHSGELPLVGVNMFIDPNAGKDGEFQELELARSTEEEKESQLKRLADFHSEHKKECEPALKKLQETVLKGENIFAQMMETVQHCSLGQISQALYDVGGKYRRNM